Genomic window (Argonema galeatum A003/A1):
CCTGGTGTATTGAAGTTGCAGAAATAGACATAAATTTAGTGTTGAATGCGTTAAAATGGGTAGCACCTGCCTCGAATCGTCAAGATGGATTAGGGTTGACTTTGCGATCGCACCTGGGACAGGGAAGTATGAGTACAGAACGAATAAATATCTTTGAGTACCATAATTATCTTCATTTTCTTTGAAAAGTGTACTAAGCTCTAAGGGCCTTTGGGTTGAAGATTCAGCTTAACCTACCGAACTGGTTGGCTTAATAGGTACTTTTATTATGGACGATGAACAAAAATGTGGTGAGTTTACAGCCAATCAATATCGTTGCTTCTCGATCCGCATACAGCTATGAGCCTTCTGCCATAAGCCTTTGAGCGAATTGATTATTTTTAAGGTATTTTCCATAATATTATGCTAGTATGTTTACTAAGGATTATTTTCGGCTGTGTAATTCGTTTGTCAAGCGTTTCTCCGAATCTAACTCTCTACACTCTATGGTTCTCGGAGATTATTTCATGTCAATCTATGTCGGCAATCTATCCTACGAGGTCACCCAGGAAGACCTGAATACAACCTTTGCAGAGTACGGTACGGTCAAGCGGGTTCAGTTGCCTACAGACCGCGAAACAGGTCGTCTGCGTGGATTTGCCTTTATCGAAATGGGGACAGAGGCGGAGGAAACTGCTGCGATTGAAGCCCTTGACGGTGCTGAGTGGATGGGTCGCGACCTGAAGGTGAATAAGGCAAAACCTCGTGAGGAAAGAGGTCCTTCTGGAGGAAGCTGGGGAAATAAGGGCGGTGGCGGCGGTGGCGGCGGTCGGCGCTACTAAGCTCTAAAAGGCGATATCTGTGAGACATCCCATGCCTAAAGGCGTGGGATGTCTTTTTGATTAGGGCACGGAGAAGAAAGCTACCTCAATTAAACGATGCTCTAGCCCTGACGGGTATTTGAACCCAAAATTCAGATCCTTTTCCAGGTTCTGACAGACACTCGATCGTTCCGCCATGCTTCTCTACTACAATTTGGTAGGTAATCGATAGCCCTAGTCCGGTTCCTTTACCCACTGGTTTTGTAGTAAAGAACGGATCGAACAACCTCTTGATAACATCTTCCGTCATGCCTGGGCCATTGTCTTTAATTCTGATGACCACTTTGTCGCCGTCCAGCATTTCAGTGCGAATCCGAATTTCCAGATTTTGGATTTTAGATTTTGGATTTTGGATTGAGAATTGAGAATAATTTTTCCCAGTCAAGAGCCCCCAGTCAATGGTCCTCAGTTCCAGAGCATCGATCGCATTGTTGAGGATATTCATAAATACCTGATTAAGCTGTCCGGCATAACACTCTACAAGCGGCAGTTTGCCGTATTCTTTAATAACTTGAATGCCGGGATTTTGACCGCTTGCTTTTAAGCGACTTTGTAGAATCATCAGGGTGTTATCAATTCCTTCATGAATGTCCACTGCCTTCATTTCTGCTTGATCGAGGCGAGAGAAATTCCGCAGGGATAAAACAATTTGATGAATGCGATCGGCACCTATCTTCATCGAAGACAACAGTTTGGGCAAGTCCTGGACCAGAAATTTCCAGTCAATTGCTTCAATCTTATCTTGAATGGCGGGGACTGGATTGGGATAGGATTCCTCATAGAGATGTAATAACTCCAGCAAGTCTTCTATGTAGTCGCTAGCGTGGATTAGATTGCCATTGATAAAGTTAACTGGGTTGTTGATTTCATGAGCAATTCCTGCCATCATTTGCCCTAAGCTAGACATTTTTTCTTGTTGCACGAGTTGAGCTTGCGTGTGCTGTAACTTATGTAAAGCTGCACTCAGCTGTTGAGCTTGCGCTTGTGCAGCTAAGGTGCTAGCGCGATTTTGGGCGTAGAATTCAGCTCGATCGATCGCGATCGCCACTCGATCGCACACAGCTTGCAGCAGCTCAACTTCACTGTCGCTCCAAGAACGAGAACCATTAGAATGGCTACAGACGATCGCTCCAAACTGACCGGAATGAATTTTAAGCGGTAGCAGCAGTTGCGAGGTAATACCCAATTTGGTTAAAATATCTCGTGTTTCAATATCTAAGTCAGACTTTCTAACTATATCGTCGATGCGAATTATTTCCAAATTACTGATTTTGTTAAGTAAGACGCTAGACTGTTGTGCGGGAAAGTCACCTAATAAACTCTGCAAATTAGAATTTTGGGCTTCATGAGTGATAGTAAACCTTGGGTTTTGAGAATGGGGGAAATACCAGACGAAATGGCATCTATCGATTTGCAATAAACTGCGTACTTCGTTAACAGCAATTTCCAAAATGCTATTTAAATCTAGAGAGTTACGCAACTGATTTGTCAGATGAAGTAGCAAATTCTCCGGTTGATTTTGTTGTTCTTCTTGTTGCACCAAAATACGCTCAATTCCCAACGCCATATTATTGGCTAGCCAACTTAATAGAATATCGTCCTCCTCGGTGAAAGATTGGTTCCCAAAAAGTACCATCACGCCTACCAGACGCTCCTCTACAATTAGAGTATATAATCGACTGGTAAAAGGTGGAAACATGAAACCATAAGGTATTAATTTATTTTTCATACTTACCGCTTCATCCTGTTGGCAAATTATCTGCTTTGGCAAGCTTGCACTATAAATATTCTGGCCAGCAAATGCCCCCATTGAGAGCAAATTTTTATTTTGGTCAAAAGTCCAGATACACACATTGGTTGTGTCCAGATAGTGGGCTATAGTCTCGGTGCAAACTAGGAGAATTTCTGATAAAGTTCCCCCTTTTGACAAAGCCGATCCCACTTCTGCGCCCAAAGTTAATAGGCGCGATCGCGCATTATCTTGCTCAGACGGACGCAATAGCATTGCTTCCTGTACTTTCTCCTGTTGGCCCGTAACTTCGTTCACTGTATTGCTTGACAATAACTTTTTCATTAACTTGTTCTCCTTTGGTTTATTTTCTATTAAAATGTTTCTGTCAATCTAGTGCAAGCAAAACACGATTTATGTATTTTGGTAAACGTATAGAAACTAGGCTTGATATCGAGCCGGAACAATTTTAGAGTTGGACGGGATATTTTTAACCCTTTAACTTTGTTATATAAGTTAACAAAGCCAGGATAAGCTGTAGTTTGCGTACTTCTTATTATATGACAAATAGGGGTAGCGATCGCGTATAGTATATGCAAACACTACCCCGATACTCAATTTCCCCAAAAAAATCAACTAAGATATATGCCTGACATTGTTGATATTGCGGTCGATGCTGGTTCTTTCAAAACTTTGGTGGCAGCTGTCCAAGCCGCTGGTTTAGTGGATACGCTCAAAAGTCCTGGCCCCTTCACCGTCTTTGCTCCGAATGACGACGCCTTTGCCAAGCTGCCACCGGGAACTATACAAACCCTGTTGCAGAATATTCCCCAGCTCGCAAGGATTTTAACCTATCATGTCGTTTCTGGTAAGTTGCTGAAAGCAGATCTAGCCAAAGTTGATGCTGTCATTTCCGTTGAAGGTTCACCTATCAAGATTGATTGCGCTCATGGTTTTGAGGTAAAAAATGCCACGGTTCTAGCACCAGATATCGAAGCAGATAACGGTGTTATTCATGTGATTGACACGGTGATTCTCATGGGGTAAGTTAGCCCTCAAGCTAGGAAATTAGTCAACAAGGCTGTTTAAACCTAAGTACATCTACCTTGAGTAGGGTTTGCCTACTCTAGATACCCTGCCAAGTTTCTACCTTCTTGCAGGGGTAAAAACGTTACTCTTTGTTTCACTATGTAACTGTGAGTTAACAAAACGACGGGATTACTATGACAGTTACGAATGTGAGTGCTTACGATCGAGGTAAAACAGCCTTAAAAAGCTTGAGCGTAGACGACCAACTCGGTTTACTGTGGTTCGTTTATACCAAATTAGGTAAGTCTATAACCCCAGCCGCTCCTGGCGCTTCTGGTTCTGAAATCGCTCAAGGATTGTTCAATCAAGTTAAGCCACTTCCTCATCAAGAGCAGCTGCAAGTTCAGCGCGATATTGCTTCAAGAGCGAATACTCAAATTAGCCGTGAATATGGCTCTTTGAGCCCCGAAACTAAACTCGCTTTTTGGTACTTTTTAGCCCAAGGCATGGAGAACGGTACTATTATTCCCGTGCCTAGTGAATATCAACTTCCCCAAGCCGGAAAAGATTTGTTGGCGAAGATCGAAGGAATGAGTTTTCAAGAACAAATCGATTTCTTACGCGGTGCCGTGTTAGAAATGGGTGCCGAAGCAGCGGGTGGCTCTAGTATTTAGGTTTGGTCAATCAAAGTAATACCATTTCCTTTTGAGAGTGCTACATATTATTTTCTCCC
Coding sequences:
- a CDS encoding orange carotenoid protein N-terminal domain-containing protein, producing the protein MTVTNVSAYDRGKTALKSLSVDDQLGLLWFVYTKLGKSITPAAPGASGSEIAQGLFNQVKPLPHQEQLQVQRDIASRANTQISREYGSLSPETKLAFWYFLAQGMENGTIIPVPSEYQLPQAGKDLLAKIEGMSFQEQIDFLRGAVLEMGAEAAGGSSI
- a CDS encoding RNA recognition motif domain-containing protein — translated: MSIYVGNLSYEVTQEDLNTTFAEYGTVKRVQLPTDRETGRLRGFAFIEMGTEAEETAAIEALDGAEWMGRDLKVNKAKPREERGPSGGSWGNKGGGGGGGGRRY
- a CDS encoding GAF domain-containing sensor histidine kinase; this encodes MKKLLSSNTVNEVTGQQEKVQEAMLLRPSEQDNARSRLLTLGAEVGSALSKGGTLSEILLVCTETIAHYLDTTNVCIWTFDQNKNLLSMGAFAGQNIYSASLPKQIICQQDEAVSMKNKLIPYGFMFPPFTSRLYTLIVEERLVGVMVLFGNQSFTEEDDILLSWLANNMALGIERILVQQEEQQNQPENLLLHLTNQLRNSLDLNSILEIAVNEVRSLLQIDRCHFVWYFPHSQNPRFTITHEAQNSNLQSLLGDFPAQQSSVLLNKISNLEIIRIDDIVRKSDLDIETRDILTKLGITSQLLLPLKIHSGQFGAIVCSHSNGSRSWSDSEVELLQAVCDRVAIAIDRAEFYAQNRASTLAAQAQAQQLSAALHKLQHTQAQLVQQEKMSSLGQMMAGIAHEINNPVNFINGNLIHASDYIEDLLELLHLYEESYPNPVPAIQDKIEAIDWKFLVQDLPKLLSSMKIGADRIHQIVLSLRNFSRLDQAEMKAVDIHEGIDNTLMILQSRLKASGQNPGIQVIKEYGKLPLVECYAGQLNQVFMNILNNAIDALELRTIDWGLLTGKNYSQFSIQNPKSKIQNLEIRIRTEMLDGDKVVIRIKDNGPGMTEDVIKRLFDPFFTTKPVGKGTGLGLSITYQIVVEKHGGTIECLSEPGKGSEFWVQIPVRARASFN
- a CDS encoding fasciclin domain-containing protein; the encoded protein is MPDIVDIAVDAGSFKTLVAAVQAAGLVDTLKSPGPFTVFAPNDDAFAKLPPGTIQTLLQNIPQLARILTYHVVSGKLLKADLAKVDAVISVEGSPIKIDCAHGFEVKNATVLAPDIEADNGVIHVIDTVILMG